Proteins found in one Choloepus didactylus isolate mChoDid1 chromosome 3, mChoDid1.pri, whole genome shotgun sequence genomic segment:
- the PLAC8 gene encoding placenta-specific gene 8 protein yields MQAQSPVVIVTQPGYSVVPQNSNWQTSMCDCFSDFGVCLCGMFCFTCLASQIAADMNECCLCGGSVAMRTLYRTRYGIPGSICDDYVVTFCCPQCSLCQIKRDINRRKAMGIF; encoded by the exons ATGCAAGCTCAGTCACCAGTGGTCATCGTGACTCAACCTGGGTACAGTGTGGTGCCCCAAAACTCCAACTGGCAGACCAGCATGTGTGATTGTTTCAGCGACTTCGGAGTCT GTCTCTGTGGCATGTTTTGTTTCACGTGCCTTGCAAGTCAAATTGCAGCTGACATGAATGAATGCTGTCTGTGCGGAGGATCTGTGGCAATGAGAACCCTCTACCGGACCCGATATGGCATCCCT GGGTCCATTTGTGATGACTATGTGGTGACCTTTTGCTGTCCTCAGTGTTCTCTTTGCCAAATCAAAAGAGACATCAATAGAAGGAAAGCCATGGGTATTTTCTAA